ACGATGACAATCTGAAAAAAGAACTGCGTTTTACCAACAATATGCGGGCATTATCGATAGTTTCTAAAATGCCCAACGACTCCATGGCGCGCGTGTATTATTTCAAAATCGCGAACAGGTTCTGGAACATGGATGCCGAGCCATACTATGACAGCATCAACAGAATAATTTTGAAAAAGGCTCTCATGGCGCATGATGACCATGCCTTGGCAAAAGTCTATGATTACATGAGCGACAGCTTTAACCACAAGGGGATACAGGACAGCGCATACTATTATTTCTACAAATCGGAGCGAACATACACCCGTCTGAAAGACACCACCAATATGGCTATTGCGATCCTGGGCAAGGCGGTAAACCAATACAAGGCTTATGATTTCATCGGTACACAGAAAAACGTATACAAAGCAATTAGATTAATCGGCAACCCAAAAGAAGCACAGGATAAAGTCACATTGATTGCCGGTTACAACCTGTTAGGCTGCATCAACGACGACCTTTCCAATTACAATAGATCGATTGATTATTACAAACGTTGCGAGGCCATCGGTAAAACTTTAAAGGACACCGCAAGGTACCACTACCACGCTTTCTTTACAAATAATATTGGCTGCGCTTACCAGAATGCGGAAGACAATCCAAAAGCAAAGCCTTACTTCGCAGAGGCGCTGAAGGATTCATTGCTCTTCGTGGAAATGCCGGTCACGTATACACAGATATTGAACAACTACGCTTATGCGAAGTTAAGGACAGGTGATAAAGCAGGGCTGCCGGATCTTATGGAGAAAGCTGCACATCTGGCGGACAGCCTCAAATTATGGACCACATACAGCAGCGCCATGCTAAGCCTTTCAGAGTACCACCATGCCGGCGGGGACGTAATAAAGTCGCGCCATTTTGCAAAAGAGGCGTATACCGTTGCAAGGAACAATAAGGCGTTTCGGGAAATATTCGCATCTTTAAAACTATTGGCCAGGTTTGACCGGCCAAATGCCCACAACTATCTCAGCACTTTCATTCACATTAAAGACAGCCTGCAGCTGCTCGAGCGAAGGAACCCCGATAAATTTGCCAGAATCGAATATCAGGTAGACCAGTTTAAGCAAAAGGAACAACGCATCCTGGCCGACCGTGATAAGGCCAATCGTAAATTATCATTGCTGGTCGTGTTCATGGTGTTTCTGCTGCTCATTGCCGCAATATGCTATCTGGTGATCACACAACGGTCAAAAAACAGGTCGCTTCTGCATATACAGGAACAGCAACGGGCCAATGACGAGATTTATAAGCTTATGGCCGACCAGCAACAAAAGGTCGAGGAAGGCAAGCAATTGGAAAAGCGCCGCATATCCCATGAGTTGCATGACGGGGTAATGGGGCGCCTGTCAGCCATTCGCCTCAATCTATCCGTACTGACCAGGAAACCAGACGAAAACACGATCCCGGAATGCAGGACATACATCGATGAAATACAGGATGTGGAAAAGGAAATCAGGATTATAGCATACGACCTTGAAAAAAACCTTGTGTCAGGTACCGTAAACTTTGAAAAAGTGGTCAGGAACCTGTTCTCTGCCATTGAAGGCCATTCAGATGTTGTAATTTCGTTCGTGACTGACGGAAATATTGATTGGGAATCAATACACAATAATACTAAGATGGAAATTTACAGGATACTACAGGAAGCGTTAAATAATATTGACAAATCTTCGCAGGCAAAAACAGTTGAAGTCGGAATGCAAA
This genomic stretch from Flavobacterium pallidum harbors:
- a CDS encoding tetratricopeptide repeat-containing sensor histidine kinase, with translation MKYCKMVLLVLFAVVISCKKPSVQGAVSPALRDSLERFLAVAYDDNLKKELRFTNNMRALSIVSKMPNDSMARVYYFKIANRFWNMDAEPYYDSINRIILKKALMAHDDHALAKVYDYMSDSFNHKGIQDSAYYYFYKSERTYTRLKDTTNMAIAILGKAVNQYKAYDFIGTQKNVYKAIRLIGNPKEAQDKVTLIAGYNLLGCINDDLSNYNRSIDYYKRCEAIGKTLKDTARYHYHAFFTNNIGCAYQNAEDNPKAKPYFAEALKDSLLFVEMPVTYTQILNNYAYAKLRTGDKAGLPDLMEKAAHLADSLKLWTTYSSAMLSLSEYHHAGGDVIKSRHFAKEAYTVARNNKAFREIFASLKLLARFDRPNAHNYLSTFIHIKDSLQLLERRNPDKFARIEYQVDQFKQKEQRILADRDKANRKLSLLVVFMVFLLLIAAICYLVITQRSKNRSLLHIQEQQRANDEIYKLMADQQQKVEEGKQLEKRRISHELHDGVMGRLSAIRLNLSVLTRKPDENTIPECRTYIDEIQDVEKEIRIIAYDLEKNLVSGTVNFEKVVRNLFSAIEGHSDVVISFVTDGNIDWESIHNNTKMEIYRILQEALNNIDKSSQAKTVEVGMQKHGNEVVISVSDDGLGFDSKSVKHGIGLKSMASRAKAINGKLDVTSKPGSGTTVKLNFKI